In one Nocardioides luteus genomic region, the following are encoded:
- the lpdA gene encoding dihydrolipoyl dehydrogenase: MSHIDVIVLGAGPGGYTAAVRAAQLGRSVAVVEDKYWGGVCLNVGCIPAKALLRNAEIAHMLTHQKDAFSIRGDASVDYSGSWQRSRRVADASAKGVHFLMRKNKITEIDGWGTLAAPQADGTLAIEVTGRDGVTTTYTCDDLIIATGATVRSVPGVVPNGQNIVTYEELILTEELPESIVIGGSGAIGVELAYVMKSFGVDVTIVEYADRMVPTEDADVSKELLRQYRKLGITVLTSTAVTRAEDTGSGVRVTVSPVGDAGETVLEADTMLAAFGFAPRVSGYGLEKLGVELTDREAIAIDDRGRTNVPHVYAIGDVTGKLMLAHVAEGMGVVAAETIAGVETMPIDIDMVPRATFCQPQIASFGYTEAQAKEKGYDVKTATFPFSANGKARGLGETVGFVKVVADAEHNELLGAHVIGPDATEQLPVLTLAQQWDLTADEVARNVFAHPTLSEAVKEAVHGIAGHMINL, encoded by the coding sequence ATGAGCCACATCGATGTCATCGTCCTGGGAGCAGGGCCCGGCGGCTACACCGCGGCGGTGCGCGCCGCCCAGCTCGGCCGGTCCGTCGCCGTCGTGGAGGACAAGTACTGGGGCGGCGTCTGCCTCAACGTCGGGTGCATCCCGGCCAAGGCGCTGCTGCGCAACGCCGAGATCGCCCACATGCTGACCCACCAGAAGGACGCCTTCTCGATCCGCGGCGACGCGAGCGTCGACTACTCCGGGAGCTGGCAGCGCAGCCGCCGGGTCGCCGACGCGAGCGCCAAGGGCGTCCACTTCCTGATGCGGAAGAACAAGATCACCGAGATCGACGGCTGGGGCACGCTCGCCGCACCGCAGGCCGACGGCACCCTGGCGATCGAGGTGACCGGCCGGGACGGCGTCACGACGACCTACACCTGCGACGACCTGATCATCGCGACCGGCGCGACCGTGCGCAGCGTGCCCGGGGTCGTCCCCAACGGGCAGAACATCGTGACGTACGAGGAGCTGATCCTCACCGAGGAGCTGCCGGAGTCGATCGTCATCGGTGGTTCCGGTGCGATCGGCGTCGAGCTCGCCTACGTGATGAAGAGCTTCGGCGTGGACGTCACCATCGTCGAGTACGCCGACCGGATGGTCCCGACCGAGGACGCCGACGTGTCCAAGGAGCTGCTGCGGCAGTACCGGAAGCTCGGCATCACGGTCCTCACCTCGACCGCGGTGACGCGGGCCGAGGACACCGGGTCCGGGGTCCGCGTGACCGTCTCTCCCGTCGGGGACGCAGGCGAGACCGTCCTCGAGGCGGACACGATGCTCGCCGCGTTCGGCTTCGCGCCGCGGGTGAGCGGCTACGGACTGGAGAAGCTCGGCGTCGAGCTGACCGACCGTGAGGCCATCGCGATCGACGACCGCGGACGTACGAACGTCCCGCACGTGTACGCCATCGGCGATGTCACCGGGAAGCTCATGCTCGCCCACGTCGCCGAGGGGATGGGCGTCGTCGCCGCCGAGACGATCGCCGGCGTGGAGACGATGCCGATCGACATCGACATGGTCCCGCGGGCGACCTTCTGCCAGCCGCAGATCGCGTCCTTCGGCTACACCGAGGCGCAGGCCAAGGAGAAGGGCTACGACGTCAAGACCGCCACCTTCCCGTTCTCCGCGAACGGCAAGGCGCGCGGCCTCGGCGAGACCGTCGGCTTCGTGAAGGTCGTGGCCGACGCCGAGCACAACGAGCTGCTCGGCGCCCACGTGATCGGCCCCGACGCCACCGAGCAGCTGCCCGTCCTGACCCTGGCCCAGCAGTGGGACCTCACCGCGGACGAGGTCGCGCGCAACGTGTTCGCCCATCCGACGCTCTCCGAGGCGGTCAAGGAGGCCGTCCACGGGATCGCGGGCCACATGATCAACCTCTGA
- a CDS encoding tripartite tricarboxylate transporter permease gives MDSFTALLDGFASALTPQNLLFALIGCLLGTILGILPGIGSTAGMAILIPLTLTMDPTSAIIMLAAIFYGGAYGGTITSVLLNIPGEGESAITCIDGYQMTLRGRAGAALATAGIGSFIGGTIATLALVVAAKPLSELGLRIGPPEFFSLVLIGLALLVGLVGRSVLKGLISACLGLLIAMVGIDPVMGLPRFTFDQPHFFDGISYVPVLVGIFGLGELLATSGGAAPKPTAPTLRQLLPTRTDLRRAAPAIGRGASIGTVIGLIPGVSAAISSLLAYSTEKKVSRHRDELGSGAIEGVAAPETANNSHSNAAFIPLFTLGIPASPAIAVLMGAFLQNGLTPGPQLFTEAPDLVWTVIASLFVGNLLLLVLNVPMVGLWTRILAIPYSVLRAVIFAFIVIGSYAVNNSVIDIYVMVFFGIVGFVFRQVHLPLAPLVLTLILGPFIESALRESLQISQGDFGIFVDRPLSLVFLLVALAVLAASVFSAGLKRKAGLPTDAEV, from the coding sequence ATGGACTCCTTCACCGCACTCCTCGACGGCTTCGCCTCCGCGCTGACGCCGCAGAACCTGCTCTTCGCCCTGATCGGCTGCCTGCTGGGCACGATCCTGGGCATCCTGCCGGGTATCGGCTCGACCGCCGGCATGGCGATCCTGATCCCGCTCACCCTGACCATGGACCCGACGAGCGCGATCATCATGCTGGCCGCGATCTTCTACGGGGGCGCGTACGGCGGGACGATCACGAGCGTCCTGCTGAACATCCCGGGCGAGGGCGAGTCGGCGATCACCTGCATCGACGGCTATCAGATGACGTTGCGCGGCCGGGCCGGAGCAGCGTTGGCCACGGCCGGCATCGGCTCGTTCATCGGCGGCACGATCGCCACCCTCGCGCTCGTCGTGGCGGCGAAGCCGCTCTCGGAGCTGGGCCTGCGGATCGGGCCTCCGGAGTTCTTCTCCCTGGTGCTCATCGGTCTGGCCCTGCTGGTCGGCCTGGTGGGGCGGTCGGTCCTCAAGGGGCTCATCTCGGCCTGCCTCGGGCTGCTGATCGCGATGGTCGGCATCGACCCGGTCATGGGCCTGCCCCGGTTCACCTTCGATCAGCCGCACTTCTTCGACGGCATCAGCTACGTACCGGTCCTGGTCGGCATCTTCGGGCTCGGCGAGCTGCTCGCCACCAGCGGCGGCGCGGCTCCCAAGCCCACGGCGCCGACGCTTCGCCAGCTGCTCCCGACGCGGACCGACCTCCGCCGGGCCGCGCCGGCGATCGGACGAGGTGCGTCGATCGGCACCGTCATCGGACTCATCCCCGGGGTGAGCGCGGCGATCTCGTCGCTGCTGGCCTACAGCACCGAGAAGAAGGTCTCGCGCCACCGCGACGAGCTCGGCAGCGGCGCGATCGAGGGCGTGGCCGCTCCCGAGACCGCCAACAACTCGCACAGCAACGCCGCGTTCATCCCGCTCTTCACCCTGGGCATCCCGGCCTCGCCGGCGATCGCGGTGCTCATGGGCGCCTTCCTGCAGAACGGGCTCACCCCCGGACCGCAGCTCTTCACCGAGGCACCCGACCTGGTCTGGACGGTCATCGCGAGCCTGTTCGTCGGCAACCTGCTCCTGCTGGTGCTCAACGTCCCGATGGTGGGGCTCTGGACCCGGATCCTGGCGATCCCCTACTCGGTCCTGCGCGCGGTGATCTTCGCCTTCATCGTGATCGGCTCGTACGCGGTCAACAACAGCGTCATCGACATCTACGTGATGGTGTTCTTCGGGATCGTCGGCTTCGTCTTCCGACAGGTCCATCTGCCGCTCGCCCCGCTGGTCCTGACGCTCATCCTCGGTCCCTTCATCGAGAGCGCGCTGCGGGAGTCCCTGCAGATCTCGCAGGGCGACTTCGGGATCTTCGTCGACCGTCCGCTGTCGCTGGTCTTCCTCCTGGTCGCCCTCGCGGTCCTCGCCGCGTCGGTGTTCAGCGCCGGCCTGAAGAGAAAGGCGGGGCTGCCCACCGACGCCGAAGTCTGA
- a CDS encoding Bug family tripartite tricarboxylate transporter substrate binding protein: MNRAPRVLTLAGVGLACLSLAACSQSGTTAAAGDYPTKPIELVVGYEAGGPTDIGARMLAKELEDELDATITVVNKPAANSQVAYTALTQAKPDGYTIAATTFPSAIMTVLDESRGASYERDSFAPVALQVVDPTAVAVAPDSDIKTPKDLVEAAKAEPGKLRATTTGVASNEHFALASLKEVSGAELAPVHFADGSTAATTAFLGGNTEVLLTNVSDLQPLADSGKVRIVGVMDAERAESLPDVPTFKESGYDVEISSSRGYAFPAGTPDEVVDEMSTAIGEIMEDPAFQKKMTDAGLAPSYLDAEEYSAYWDETEKTFGDLFPLVKADS, encoded by the coding sequence ATGAACCGCGCACCTCGCGTACTCACCCTCGCCGGTGTCGGGCTCGCGTGTCTCTCGCTCGCAGCCTGCTCCCAGTCCGGCACCACCGCCGCGGCCGGCGACTACCCGACCAAGCCCATCGAGCTCGTCGTCGGGTACGAAGCGGGCGGCCCGACCGACATCGGTGCTCGCATGCTCGCCAAGGAGCTCGAGGACGAGCTCGACGCCACGATCACGGTCGTCAACAAGCCCGCCGCCAACTCCCAGGTCGCCTACACGGCGCTGACCCAGGCGAAGCCCGACGGCTACACGATCGCCGCCACCACGTTCCCGTCGGCGATCATGACCGTGCTCGACGAGAGCCGGGGCGCCTCCTACGAGCGCGACAGCTTCGCGCCGGTGGCCCTCCAGGTCGTCGACCCGACCGCGGTGGCGGTCGCCCCCGACAGCGACATCAAGACCCCGAAGGACCTGGTCGAGGCCGCCAAGGCGGAGCCCGGCAAGCTGCGCGCGACCACGACCGGCGTCGCCAGCAACGAGCACTTCGCCCTCGCCAGCCTGAAGGAGGTCTCCGGCGCCGAGCTCGCCCCGGTGCACTTCGCCGACGGCAGCACAGCCGCCACCACCGCCTTCCTGGGTGGCAACACCGAGGTGCTCCTCACCAACGTGAGCGATCTGCAGCCGCTGGCCGACTCGGGCAAGGTCCGCATCGTCGGCGTGATGGACGCCGAGCGCGCCGAGTCGCTGCCCGACGTACCGACGTTCAAGGAGTCCGGCTACGACGTGGAGATCTCCTCCTCGCGCGGCTACGCCTTCCCGGCGGGCACGCCGGACGAGGTCGTCGACGAGATGTCCACCGCCATCGGCGAGATCATGGAGGACCCGGCGTTCCAGAAGAAGATGACCGACGCCGGCCTCGCCCCGTCCTACCTGGACGCCGAGGAGTACTCCGCCTACTGGGACGAGACCGAGAAGACCTTCGGCGACCTCTTCCCGCTGGTGAAGGCGGACAGCTGA
- a CDS encoding NAD(P)-dependent oxidoreductase has product MSHSTTSDSPLQATHVAILGLGEVGRIYGAALAEAGHRVTGFDPYLHESPAGVEVADTLEKAVEDARIVVVLTAASASRSVAESVAGALAPDAVYADFTSSGPLEKRELATVFEGRADVRLVDVAILGPVILLGTATPLMAAGPAGEVVAELMRPLGTPVEVVGGDLGDAMAHKLLRSVFMKGLASVVVEAVGAGRAAGMEEWTRGQIAGVLAGDGQAVIDRFLTGTAKHAARRAAEMRSTSAYLADLGVHAEMTEASMTALERMAGDGKPS; this is encoded by the coding sequence ATGTCACACAGCACGACCTCCGACAGTCCGCTCCAGGCCACCCACGTGGCGATCCTCGGCCTCGGCGAGGTGGGCCGTATCTACGGCGCCGCCCTCGCCGAGGCCGGCCACCGGGTGACCGGCTTCGACCCCTACCTCCACGAGTCGCCGGCAGGCGTCGAGGTGGCGGACACCCTGGAGAAGGCGGTCGAGGACGCCCGGATCGTGGTCGTCCTGACCGCGGCCTCGGCGAGCCGCTCGGTCGCCGAGTCGGTCGCCGGCGCGCTCGCACCGGACGCCGTCTATGCCGACTTCACCTCCTCCGGGCCGCTGGAGAAGCGCGAGCTGGCCACCGTGTTCGAGGGGCGTGCGGACGTACGCCTGGTCGACGTCGCCATCCTGGGACCGGTCATCCTGCTGGGCACGGCCACGCCGCTGATGGCGGCCGGACCGGCCGGCGAGGTGGTGGCGGAGCTGATGCGGCCGCTGGGCACGCCGGTCGAGGTGGTGGGCGGCGACCTCGGCGACGCGATGGCCCACAAGCTGCTGCGCAGCGTCTTCATGAAGGGGCTCGCCTCGGTCGTGGTCGAGGCGGTCGGTGCCGGACGTGCCGCCGGGATGGAAGAGTGGACCCGTGGCCAGATCGCAGGCGTTCTCGCCGGGGACGGACAGGCGGTCATCGACCGCTTCCTCACCGGCACGGCGAAGCACGCCGCTCGCCGGGCGGCGGAGATGCGCTCGACCAGTGCCTACCTCGCCGACCTGGGGGTCCATGCCGAGATGACGGAGGCCTCGATGACAGCGCTGGAGCGGATGGCCGGCGACGGGAAGCCGTCGTGA
- a CDS encoding CPBP family intramembrane glutamic endopeptidase has protein sequence MGSAVRRWVRRSLWDVVPRDHRQSDAALRRRQLVTAGFVLLGAVVLGVSLRIEPGSVWFYPATFALAGVWALGAFVSGPLHLGRIPAWRRHERKGEHRLVRPVLAPILIGLGLAGIFVIGGLVVREIDWLDRQVRSVLDFADQGSLPILVVVTAVNGVAEELFFRGALYAALPRHPVAWSSVAYVIATLATGNVMLTFAAILLGVVVGLERRASGGVLAPILTHCAWSLSMLLALPLLFG, from the coding sequence GTGGGGAGTGCCGTGCGCCGCTGGGTGCGCAGGTCCTTGTGGGACGTCGTCCCGCGCGATCACCGCCAGAGCGACGCCGCCCTGCGCCGCCGTCAGCTGGTCACGGCCGGCTTCGTGCTGCTCGGGGCGGTGGTGCTCGGGGTCTCGCTGCGCATCGAGCCGGGCAGTGTCTGGTTCTATCCCGCCACCTTCGCGCTGGCCGGGGTGTGGGCGCTCGGCGCCTTCGTCTCCGGGCCGCTGCACCTCGGCCGGATCCCTGCCTGGCGCCGGCACGAGCGGAAGGGCGAGCATCGGCTCGTCCGCCCGGTGCTGGCGCCGATCCTGATCGGCCTGGGCCTGGCCGGCATCTTCGTGATCGGCGGCCTGGTCGTGCGCGAGATCGACTGGCTGGACCGGCAGGTCCGCTCCGTCCTCGACTTCGCCGACCAGGGCTCGCTGCCGATCCTCGTCGTGGTCACCGCGGTCAACGGCGTGGCCGAGGAGCTGTTCTTCCGCGGCGCGCTCTACGCCGCCCTGCCCCGCCATCCGGTCGCCTGGTCGTCGGTGGCCTACGTGATCGCGACGCTGGCGACCGGCAACGTGATGCTGACCTTCGCGGCGATCCTGCTCGGGGTCGTGGTCGGGCTCGAGCGGCGCGCCTCCGGCGGCGTGCTCGCGCCGATCCTCACCCACTGCGCCTGGTCGCTGTCGATGCTGCTCGCCCTGCCGCTGCTCTTCGGCTGA
- a CDS encoding TRAP transporter large permease subunit translates to MIGVWALGVYLAVILAWTTVLRRNVGEAMVVGFVVAAVFNGSRFLSAGWDALSAALVDEIVYATVIFVFMGYLLEKAGVTHRMIDLLDALIGHRRGGPAYVSTVASAGLGSIVHNQAAIAATVGSVTIPWMERTRVDRTTTATIVAGNAGMGITFPFSASMFVLVGSSVGGALVDVDSLIVPLLIGGLWCVLHRLIVTYLLVRRSTRGSGPAVSRSGRDVRAAFSHGWPTLLLFAGIAIPIVLTTGAVAEALTERIGTDVTEALSPIFWMPVILILIGLLLGRGRLPRDGRGWAELIGSSAPRFGVVGLTVLFAFAGANALATTGLPEQLAGLLGDLDLPVWLLALVIGIIVVAVAAPLSSTATMAAVGVVGVAALVAAGVPATTAAVAVLIFSSCEAAVPPGGAPLYVACGIAGVDPLHTFRRMLAYYALPLLGIGVLVASGILPV, encoded by the coding sequence GTGATCGGTGTCTGGGCGCTCGGCGTCTACCTGGCGGTGATCCTGGCCTGGACGACCGTGCTGCGCCGCAACGTCGGCGAGGCGATGGTGGTCGGGTTCGTCGTCGCCGCGGTGTTCAACGGCAGCCGGTTCCTCAGCGCCGGCTGGGACGCGCTCTCCGCCGCGCTCGTCGACGAGATCGTCTACGCCACCGTCATCTTCGTCTTCATGGGCTACCTCCTGGAGAAGGCGGGCGTCACCCACCGGATGATCGACCTGCTCGACGCCCTCATCGGACACCGCCGCGGCGGCCCGGCGTACGTCTCGACCGTCGCCTCCGCGGGCCTCGGCAGCATCGTCCACAACCAGGCCGCCATCGCCGCCACCGTCGGGTCGGTGACGATCCCCTGGATGGAGCGCACCCGCGTCGACCGCACCACCACCGCCACGATCGTGGCCGGCAACGCGGGCATGGGCATCACCTTCCCGTTCAGCGCCTCGATGTTCGTCCTGGTCGGCTCCTCGGTCGGCGGCGCCCTCGTCGACGTCGACTCGCTGATCGTGCCGCTGCTCATCGGCGGCCTGTGGTGCGTGCTCCACCGCCTGATCGTCACCTACCTGCTCGTACGCCGCTCCACCCGCGGGAGCGGTCCGGCCGTGTCGCGCAGCGGCCGGGACGTACGGGCCGCGTTCTCCCACGGCTGGCCGACGCTGCTGCTGTTCGCCGGGATCGCCATTCCGATCGTGCTCACCACCGGCGCCGTCGCCGAGGCGCTCACCGAGCGGATCGGCACCGACGTGACCGAGGCGCTGAGCCCGATCTTCTGGATGCCGGTGATCCTGATCCTGATCGGCCTGCTCCTCGGCCGTGGCCGGCTGCCGCGCGACGGCCGGGGATGGGCCGAGCTGATCGGCAGCTCGGCGCCCCGGTTCGGGGTCGTCGGCCTGACCGTGCTGTTCGCCTTTGCCGGCGCGAACGCGCTGGCGACGACCGGCCTGCCCGAGCAGCTGGCCGGGCTGCTCGGTGACCTCGACCTCCCGGTGTGGCTGCTGGCCCTGGTCATCGGGATCATCGTCGTCGCCGTCGCGGCACCGCTCTCCAGCACGGCGACGATGGCAGCCGTCGGTGTCGTCGGCGTCGCCGCGCTCGTCGCCGCTGGCGTACCCGCCACCACCGCGGCGGTCGCGGTCCTCATCTTCTCCTCCTGCGAGGCTGCCGTGCCGCCTGGCGGAGCGCCGCTGTACGTCGCCTGTGGCATCGCCGGCGTCGATCCGCTACACACGTTCCGCAGGATGCTGGCCTACTACGCGCTGCCGCTGCTCGGCATCGGCGTGCTCGTGGCCTCCGGAATCCTGCCGGTCTGA
- a CDS encoding TetR/AcrR family transcriptional regulator has product MAGRASAQAALETRRSVLKAAADLASVEGLDSVTIGRLADIVQMSKSGVIGQFRTKETLQLETVEMVFADFRTRVWDTVKRFPAGLPRLLATCEAWTEYAADPGYPGGCLMTQVTYDYDGRSGVVHERLLEGRTQWRAALRADVTTAVQAGDLPEDTDVEAVVFGLESLASFITPALLLHGDDRAADHAYQGMRRIIGATEKENL; this is encoded by the coding sequence ATGGCAGGACGTGCGTCCGCGCAGGCGGCACTCGAGACCCGACGGAGCGTGCTCAAGGCAGCAGCCGACCTGGCCTCCGTCGAGGGTCTGGACAGCGTGACGATCGGGCGGTTGGCCGACATCGTCCAGATGAGCAAGTCGGGGGTGATCGGGCAGTTCCGCACCAAGGAGACCCTCCAGCTGGAGACGGTCGAGATGGTCTTCGCCGACTTCCGCACCCGGGTCTGGGACACGGTCAAGCGGTTCCCGGCGGGCCTCCCCCGGCTGCTGGCCACGTGCGAGGCCTGGACCGAGTACGCCGCCGACCCCGGCTATCCCGGCGGGTGCCTGATGACGCAGGTGACCTATGACTACGACGGCCGCTCCGGCGTCGTCCACGAGCGACTGCTCGAGGGACGCACCCAGTGGCGGGCCGCGCTGCGCGCCGACGTCACCACCGCCGTGCAGGCCGGCGACCTGCCGGAGGACACCGATGTGGAGGCGGTCGTGTTCGGGCTCGAGTCGCTCGCCTCGTTCATCACCCCGGCCCTCCTCCTGCACGGTGACGACCGGGCCGCCGACCACGCCTACCAGGGGATGCGCCGGATCATCGGCGCCACGGAGAAGGAGAACCTATGA
- a CDS encoding NAD(P)H-binding protein translates to METSTTVLVTGATGFIGRRLVAELTERDVTVRAMTRRPDDYDGPGEAVGADVDDPATLPAALEGADVAVYLVHSLDHDDFEERDARAARAFGAAAAGAGVRQIVYLGGLGDDDGDLSPHLRSRREVESLLGEGGVPVTTLRAAIVVGHGGVSWELTRQLVKNLPAMVVPRWTATRTQPIAVDDVIRYLAGVIDNQDAIGEVFEIGGPEAMTYLDMLTVASEVANGRSIPVAPVPVLTPRLSSYWLALVTDVDVTTGRNLIDSMTTEVVVRDRRILDVVPGDPLPYREAVRRALAERLADQNTL, encoded by the coding sequence ATGGAGACCTCGACCACCGTGCTCGTCACCGGCGCGACCGGGTTCATCGGTCGGCGGCTGGTCGCGGAGCTGACCGAACGCGACGTCACGGTGCGGGCGATGACCCGGCGGCCGGACGACTACGACGGCCCCGGCGAGGCGGTGGGTGCCGACGTCGACGACCCGGCCACGCTGCCGGCCGCGCTCGAGGGCGCCGATGTCGCGGTCTACCTGGTGCACTCGCTCGACCACGACGACTTCGAGGAGCGCGACGCGCGAGCCGCCCGGGCCTTCGGTGCTGCCGCAGCCGGGGCGGGGGTGCGGCAGATCGTCTATCTCGGCGGGCTCGGCGACGATGACGGCGACCTCTCGCCCCACCTGCGCTCCCGGCGCGAGGTCGAGTCCCTGCTCGGCGAGGGCGGCGTACCCGTCACGACGCTGCGAGCGGCGATCGTCGTCGGCCACGGCGGCGTCTCCTGGGAGCTGACCCGGCAGCTGGTCAAGAACCTCCCCGCCATGGTGGTGCCGAGGTGGACCGCCACCCGCACCCAGCCCATCGCCGTCGACGACGTCATCCGCTATCTCGCGGGTGTCATCGACAACCAGGACGCGATCGGCGAGGTCTTCGAGATCGGCGGCCCCGAGGCGATGACGTACCTCGACATGCTGACCGTCGCCTCCGAGGTGGCCAACGGCCGATCGATCCCGGTCGCGCCCGTGCCGGTGCTGACGCCCCGGCTGTCGTCGTACTGGCTGGCCCTGGTGACCGACGTCGACGTGACCACCGGGCGCAACCTGATCGACTCGATGACCACCGAGGTCGTCGTACGCGACCGGCGCATCCTCGACGTCGTGCCCGGCGATCCGCTGCCCTACCGGGAGGCTGTACGCCGCGCCCTCGCCGAACGGCTGGCCGACCAGAACACGCTCTGA
- a CDS encoding cyclase family protein, whose product MTTHDRPSRAELHDRPGLLRGTSWELFEDPWRGTPSFADEQAVVAAAGLVQLGEAFGLDYPVNAFMPGMSQARKPAAHVIYANHPAHRDDHLDSYYLQSSSQIDGLRHRRADDAGFYAGTPDELIIPGTEEIGIQVWADRPIVSRGILVDIAGLLARRDESLDHEAGEPIPYEYIDHALTAQAIELRAGDVVMLHTGWCEWFLELTAEQKLAQQALRRATGIAQSEEVLDWAWDTGLALLAADTFAVECLPPVPDSPFLRSAPNDRGMMHQEFLAKLGMPLGELWRLGPLARRMDQLQRWDCFVTVKPLNVTGATGSPANAIAIL is encoded by the coding sequence ATGACCACCCACGACCGCCCGAGCCGGGCCGAGCTCCACGACCGACCGGGGCTGTTGCGGGGCACCTCCTGGGAGCTCTTCGAGGACCCCTGGCGCGGCACCCCGTCGTTCGCGGACGAGCAGGCCGTTGTCGCGGCTGCGGGCCTCGTCCAGCTGGGGGAGGCCTTCGGGCTGGACTACCCGGTCAACGCGTTCATGCCCGGGATGTCCCAGGCCAGGAAGCCGGCCGCGCACGTCATCTACGCCAACCACCCGGCTCACCGCGACGACCATCTCGACAGCTACTACCTCCAGTCCTCGAGCCAGATCGACGGGCTGCGCCACCGGCGGGCCGACGACGCCGGGTTCTACGCCGGGACCCCCGACGAGCTGATCATCCCGGGCACCGAGGAGATCGGCATCCAGGTCTGGGCCGACCGTCCCATCGTCAGCCGGGGCATCCTGGTGGACATCGCTGGCCTCCTCGCCCGGCGCGACGAGAGCCTCGACCACGAGGCCGGCGAGCCGATCCCGTACGAGTACATCGACCACGCCCTGACCGCCCAGGCGATCGAGCTGCGTGCCGGTGACGTCGTCATGCTCCACACCGGGTGGTGCGAGTGGTTCCTCGAGCTCACCGCCGAGCAGAAGCTGGCCCAGCAGGCCCTCCGCCGCGCCACCGGCATCGCGCAGAGCGAGGAGGTGCTCGATTGGGCCTGGGACACCGGCCTGGCGCTGCTCGCCGCGGACACCTTCGCCGTCGAGTGCCTGCCGCCCGTCCCCGACTCACCGTTCCTCAGGTCGGCGCCCAACGACCGCGGGATGATGCACCAGGAGTTCCTCGCCAAGCTCGGCATGCCGCTCGGTGAGCTGTGGCGGCTCGGGCCGCTGGCACGCCGCATGGACCAGCTGCAGCGGTGGGACTGCTTCGTCACCGTCAAACCGCTCAACGTCACCGGCGCGACCGGATCACCGGCGAACGCCATCGCCATCCTCTGA
- a CDS encoding methyltransferase yields MTDSILTDQQLNPGGRVARSRPERPDEALLDRFRRLPTANIGDAMDRLGSLDSVIAPAWPGASMVGTAFTVWTRPGDNLGIHQALTQVEPGEVIVVSGGADESRALIGELVGGKAKARGVAGFLLDGAVRDADGLAEYEMPVFARSRTPAGPYKDGPYALSVDVAVAGVVVRPGDIIVGDADGVVVVPLESAAVIADRAEAKHAAEEATRRDIDATLGVTTTAGDQR; encoded by the coding sequence ATGACCGACAGCATCCTCACCGACCAGCAGCTCAACCCCGGCGGTCGCGTCGCCAGGTCCCGGCCCGAGCGTCCCGACGAGGCCCTCCTCGACCGGTTCCGCCGCCTCCCCACCGCGAACATCGGTGACGCCATGGACCGGTTGGGCTCACTCGACTCCGTCATCGCACCCGCCTGGCCCGGCGCCAGCATGGTCGGCACCGCGTTCACGGTCTGGACCCGTCCCGGCGACAACCTCGGCATCCACCAGGCGCTCACCCAGGTCGAGCCGGGTGAGGTGATCGTGGTGAGCGGCGGCGCCGACGAGTCGCGCGCACTCATCGGCGAGCTCGTCGGCGGCAAGGCCAAGGCCCGTGGCGTCGCCGGGTTCCTCCTCGACGGCGCCGTCCGCGACGCCGACGGCCTGGCCGAGTACGAGATGCCCGTCTTCGCCCGGTCCCGGACGCCGGCCGGTCCCTACAAGGACGGTCCCTACGCGCTCTCCGTCGACGTCGCCGTCGCCGGCGTGGTCGTACGCCCCGGCGACATCATCGTCGGTGACGCGGACGGCGTCGTAGTGGTCCCGCTCGAGTCCGCGGCTGTGATCGCGGACCGGGCCGAGGCCAAGCACGCCGCCGAGGAGGCGACCCGCCGCGACATCGACGCCACGCTCGGCGTCACCACCACAGCAGGGGATCAGCGATGA
- a CDS encoding universal stress protein → MTIIVGYMPGDAGERVLAGAVREARTRGSSLLVVNSSTGGAYADRGLLPAAELEAVRQRLAADGLEVDVRQYAEAVSVAETLIDEAERVSADLVVVGLRRRSRTGKFLLGSTAQTVLLRAPCDVLAIRIPTDD, encoded by the coding sequence ATGACCATCATCGTGGGCTACATGCCCGGCGACGCCGGCGAGCGTGTCCTCGCCGGCGCCGTCCGGGAGGCCCGGACCCGGGGCAGCTCCCTCCTGGTCGTGAACTCCTCGACCGGGGGCGCCTACGCCGACCGCGGCCTCCTCCCGGCCGCCGAGCTCGAGGCGGTGCGGCAGCGACTGGCCGCCGACGGCCTCGAGGTCGACGTGCGCCAGTACGCCGAGGCCGTCTCCGTCGCCGAGACGCTCATCGACGAGGCGGAGCGGGTGAGCGCCGACCTGGTGGTCGTCGGTCTCCGCCGCCGCTCGCGCACCGGGAAGTTCCTCCTCGGCAGCACGGCCCAGACCGTGCTGCTGCGCGCCCCCTGCGACGTCCTGGCCATCCGGATCCCCACCGACGACTGA